The Leptospira sp. WS60.C2 genome includes the window CTTTTTTGATGCTGGGTCTATGTTTGAAGAGATCAATCGAGCTGTCGGGGAACGAAGAGAATTTTTCAAGAATTATGATAGTTTGGTGGCATCTCAAAGATTTTCAGAGCCAATCGAAACCTACTTATTTGAAAATTATAATTCCTTTGGTAAAAAAATTCCTGATTCTCCACTCGTTGTGAACGACCCAGGAAACTTAGTGCTTTCAAGCAAAAACCTTTCGATGTCCAATTTCCGTTTTTCTTGGGGATTTGGACTCCGAATTCAAATTCCTGTGTTACCGCTACGTTTGTATTTTGCACAAAGAATTCGTTATACGGGTGTGGATGATCGTCCATTTGGTTTGTATCCTGATAACAATAGTTTCCAGTTTGTTTTTGGAATTGGGGACATGCGATTCTAAGTGGAGTTAGTTGGTCTTAATTCTGAACAAAAACTTGCTGTAGAAACGGTTGATGGTCCACTCCTGATTTTAGCAGGAGCGGGTTCAGGTAAAACAAGAGTCATCACGTATCGGATCGCAAATTTAATTCTAAATCATAAAGTTTATCCAAATCAAATATTGGCCGTAACCTTTACCAATAAAGCTGCGGAGGAAATGCGTTCTCGGTGTCGTAGTCTTTTGCCCGAAGGAACCTACGAGCCATTTGTTAGAACATTCCACTCTTTGTGCTTGTATCTATTGAGAAGAGAAGGGAAAGTTTTAGGGCTAGGAAGTAATTTCACTGTTTATGATAGTGATATGCAAGAGTCCCTGATAAAAGAGATTCTCAAATCAAAGGAATTGGACACAAAGGAATTTCGTCCTTCAAGCCTTGCCAATCAGTTCTCCCAAGCAAAAGATTCTTTTTTAACAGCAGAAGAATTTGCAAAAAAAAAGGCAGAGGATGCTTATACCAAAACCATCTCTTCCGTTTTTTTGGAGTATGAGAAACGTAAGAGTTTAAGAAATGCATTAGACTTTGGCGATTTGATTTTAAAAACAGTGATTTTGTTTCGTGATTTTCCAATCATTCTGGAAAAGTACCAAAGGTTATGGAAATATATCATGGTAGACGAATACCAAGATACGAATAAAATCCAATACCATCTAGTGCAATCACTCTCATCTTTTCATAAGAATTTGTGCGTAGTTGGGGATGATGATCAATCAATTTATTCCTGGCGCGGTGCCGATATTTCAAACATTCTGAATTTTAAAAAAGATTATCCAGATGCCGTTGTTGTAAAACTGGAGGAGAATTATCGTTCTACGAAGACCATTATTGAATCGGCTGCTGTATTAATTTCGCATAACAAACAAAGAACTAACAAAACCTTACGCACTGAAAATCCTTTAGGTGATAAAATTAGGCTAACTTCCTATCAAAATGAAATTGAAGAGGCAGAAGGGATCATTCAAAAAATCCAAGCAGGTGCCAGGAAAGGGCAAAAGTATTCTAACTTTGCGATTTTTTATAGAACAAACTCTCAGTCCCGATACTTTGAAGAGGCACTACGCAAACGGGCGATCCCTTATAAAATTTTTGGTGGGTTTCGTTTTTTTGACCGCAAAGAAGTAAAAGATCTGATTGCTTATCTATCTGTTGTTGTGAATCCCGTCGATTCTACTTCCCTTCTTCGGATCATCAATTCCCCACCAAGGGGCATTGGCGATACAACCGTCAATCGCCTGTTAACCTATTCTGTAAGAGAGGGTTACTCCTTATTCGAATGTTTGGGAAAACCAGTCCCAGAGATCAAAAAGGGAACCATGCAAAAGTTATCTTCATTGTCGCGGATGTTTGAATCGGCAATGGAAGACCTACCCAAGAAAACACCTTCCGAAATCGCATATGATGTTTTAGAGCATTCAGGGTATCGTGAGTTTTTAGAGAATGAAGGTACAGAAGATTCCTTTTCCCGTTTGTCGAACTTAAACGAATTTGTAAATGCGCTAAAAGAATATGAAGAGTCAAACCCTGAAGCTACTCTGGAATCGTATTTGAGTGATATATCCCTTATCACAAGTGAGGAAAACACAAAAGACCTTCCTGATTATGTAATCTTAATGACGGTTCATAATGCCAAGGGATTAGAATTTCATCATGTTTTTATGGCAGGAATGGAAGAGGGAACCTTCCCACATTTTTTATCGATTGATTCGCCTCTGGGCATTGAAGAGGAAAGACGTTTGGCTTACGTTGCGATCACAAGAGCCAGAAAACAATTAGAGATCAGTTATTCACGGTTTACTCGAAAATTTGGAGAGGTAGAAGCAAGGCTTCCCTCCCAATTTTTAGAAGAATTACCAAAAGAATATTTAGAAGGGGAAGTGACGGAGAACCGATACGGTGTTCGTAGGCCTGAAGTCACACCAAGAGCAGAACGATTCCAAAAATCGGAAGAAAAGTTTGAGACGGTACTTGCTAGGGCAGGAGATGGC containing:
- a CDS encoding ATP-dependent helicase — translated: MELVGLNSEQKLAVETVDGPLLILAGAGSGKTRVITYRIANLILNHKVYPNQILAVTFTNKAAEEMRSRCRSLLPEGTYEPFVRTFHSLCLYLLRREGKVLGLGSNFTVYDSDMQESLIKEILKSKELDTKEFRPSSLANQFSQAKDSFLTAEEFAKKKAEDAYTKTISSVFLEYEKRKSLRNALDFGDLILKTVILFRDFPIILEKYQRLWKYIMVDEYQDTNKIQYHLVQSLSSFHKNLCVVGDDDQSIYSWRGADISNILNFKKDYPDAVVVKLEENYRSTKTIIESAAVLISHNKQRTNKTLRTENPLGDKIRLTSYQNEIEEAEGIIQKIQAGARKGQKYSNFAIFYRTNSQSRYFEEALRKRAIPYKIFGGFRFFDRKEVKDLIAYLSVVVNPVDSTSLLRIINSPPRGIGDTTVNRLLTYSVREGYSLFECLGKPVPEIKKGTMQKLSSLSRMFESAMEDLPKKTPSEIAYDVLEHSGYREFLENEGTEDSFSRLSNLNEFVNALKEYEESNPEATLESYLSDISLITSEENTKDLPDYVILMTVHNAKGLEFHHVFMAGMEEGTFPHFLSIDSPLGIEEERRLAYVAITRARKQLEISYSRFTRKFGEVEARLPSQFLEELPKEYLEGEVTENRYGVRRPEVTPRAERFQKSEEKFETVLARAGDGEFQIGTRVRHKVYGEGRILSISGTGDNRKVEVRFGAHLDKKFLLAYTPLEIIS